From Herbiconiux flava, one genomic window encodes:
- the gltX gene encoding glutamate--tRNA ligase: protein MSASSPAQSSEHPFSTATGADVRVRFCPSPTGTPHVGLVRTALFNWAYARHTGGKMIFRIEDTDANRDSEESYEQLVDALTWLGLNWDEGPGIGGPHAPYRQSERYDIYRDVIARLLESGHVYESFSNAEEIDARNEAAGRAKQLGYDNGDRTLSDEQKAAFRAEGREPALRLRVPDTDLSFDDLVRGEITFPAGSFTDFVIVRPNGHPLYTLVNPLDDALMGVTHVLRGEDLLSSTPRQIALYHALIDIGVTTFVPRFGHLPYVMGDGNKKLSKRDPESNLFLHRERGFIPEGLVNYLALLGWSLAPDRDVFSLEEMVAAFDVVDVLPNPARFDLKKAESIDGDHIRLLAPADFASRLVPYLEAAGIVTVPLTDAQQHVLEQVAPLVQTRMQLLGEAPALMASFFVPAASLAYDEDARKSLPENAGLVLNAAIAGLLDVPESEWEHEAIQSALAAALIDGLGLKPRAAYGPLRVALSGRRISPPLFESMQILGKAETIARLEALVAAL, encoded by the coding sequence ATGAGCGCATCGTCACCAGCACAGTCCTCCGAGCATCCGTTCTCCACCGCCACGGGCGCCGACGTGCGCGTGCGTTTCTGCCCGAGCCCCACCGGCACGCCCCACGTGGGCCTCGTGCGCACCGCCCTGTTCAACTGGGCCTACGCGCGCCACACGGGCGGGAAGATGATCTTCCGCATCGAGGACACCGACGCCAACCGCGACTCAGAGGAGAGCTACGAGCAGCTCGTCGACGCGCTCACCTGGCTCGGCCTGAACTGGGACGAGGGGCCCGGCATCGGCGGGCCGCACGCCCCCTACCGGCAGTCGGAGCGCTACGACATCTACCGCGACGTCATCGCGCGGCTGCTCGAGTCGGGCCACGTCTACGAGAGCTTCTCGAACGCCGAGGAGATCGACGCCCGCAACGAGGCCGCCGGCCGCGCGAAGCAGCTGGGCTACGACAACGGCGACCGCACGCTCAGCGACGAGCAGAAGGCGGCCTTCCGCGCCGAGGGCCGCGAGCCGGCGCTCCGCCTGCGGGTGCCCGACACCGACCTGTCGTTCGACGACCTCGTGCGCGGCGAGATCACGTTCCCGGCGGGGTCGTTCACCGACTTCGTGATCGTGCGGCCCAACGGGCATCCGCTCTACACGCTCGTGAACCCGCTCGACGACGCGCTGATGGGCGTCACCCACGTGCTGCGCGGAGAGGACCTGCTCTCGTCGACGCCACGCCAGATCGCCCTGTACCACGCGCTGATCGACATCGGCGTGACCACCTTCGTGCCCCGCTTCGGCCACCTGCCCTACGTGATGGGCGACGGCAACAAGAAGCTGTCGAAGCGAGACCCCGAGTCGAACCTGTTCTTGCACCGCGAGCGCGGCTTCATCCCCGAGGGCCTCGTGAACTACCTCGCGCTGCTCGGCTGGTCGCTCGCGCCCGACCGCGACGTGTTCTCGCTCGAGGAGATGGTGGCGGCGTTCGACGTGGTCGACGTGCTGCCGAACCCGGCCCGCTTCGACCTGAAGAAGGCCGAGTCGATCGACGGCGACCACATCCGGCTGCTCGCACCCGCCGACTTCGCGTCGCGTCTCGTGCCCTACCTCGAGGCGGCGGGCATCGTGACGGTTCCGTTGACGGATGCGCAGCAGCACGTGCTCGAGCAGGTCGCCCCGCTCGTGCAGACGCGCATGCAGCTGCTCGGCGAGGCGCCCGCACTGATGGCGTCGTTCTTCGTGCCGGCCGCGTCGCTCGCCTACGACGAGGACGCGCGCAAGTCGCTGCCCGAGAACGCCGGGCTCGTGCTGAACGCGGCCATCGCCGGGCTCCTCGACGTGCCGGAGTCGGAGTGGGAGCACGAGGCCATCCAGTCCGCGCTCGCCGCGGCGCTGATCGACGGGCTGGGCCTGAAGCCGCGCGCGGCCTACGGGCCGCTGCGTGTCGCTCTCTCGGGGCGGCGCATCTCGCCGCCGCTGTTCGAGTCGATGCAGATCCTCGGCAAGGCCGAGACGATCGCGCGGCTCGAGGCGCTGGTGGCGGCGCTGTGA
- a CDS encoding LacI family DNA-binding transcriptional regulator codes for MAITLHDVARRAGVSIKTVSNVINDFPHIRPETRARVLAAIEELDYRPNLTARGLRSGRSGAIGLIIPDLRNAYFAELAGAVMTAAHQRGLYVLIEQISGYDKESELAVLRGPRMQMVDGILHSVLTLDDEDAGMLDIPTPLVLLGDRIYGGPTDHVTMPNVAGARAATQHLIGLGCRRVLAFGAHQDEVAGSAALRLRGYLEAIEAAGLPVRPELIVDVHDWHRFDGAEAMRAVIASGLDFDGVVAFNDPLALGALRVVQEAGLRVPDDVAIIGFDDIDETRYSLPTLSTIDPGRDEIAEVAVGWLVERIEAPRGSIAPREHETQVRLLKRESTTRS; via the coding sequence ATGGCGATCACCCTGCACGACGTCGCGCGCCGCGCCGGGGTGTCGATCAAGACGGTGTCGAACGTCATCAACGACTTCCCGCACATCCGTCCCGAGACCCGGGCGAGGGTGCTGGCCGCGATCGAGGAGCTGGACTACCGCCCCAATCTCACGGCTCGCGGTCTGCGATCGGGTCGCAGCGGAGCGATCGGCCTCATCATCCCCGACCTCCGGAACGCGTACTTCGCCGAGCTGGCCGGGGCCGTGATGACGGCAGCGCATCAGCGCGGCCTGTACGTGCTGATCGAGCAGATCAGCGGCTACGACAAGGAGTCGGAACTGGCCGTCCTGCGAGGTCCGCGCATGCAGATGGTCGACGGGATCCTGCACAGCGTGCTCACCCTCGACGACGAGGACGCCGGGATGCTCGACATCCCGACCCCGCTGGTGCTGCTCGGCGACCGCATCTACGGCGGACCGACCGACCATGTGACCATGCCGAACGTCGCCGGGGCCCGAGCCGCGACGCAGCACCTGATCGGGCTCGGCTGCCGGCGTGTCCTGGCGTTCGGGGCGCACCAGGACGAGGTCGCCGGTTCCGCCGCCCTCCGTCTCCGCGGATACCTCGAAGCCATCGAGGCCGCGGGGCTGCCGGTGCGGCCGGAGCTCATCGTCGACGTGCACGACTGGCACCGCTTCGACGGCGCGGAGGCCATGCGGGCGGTCATCGCCTCCGGTCTCGACTTCGACGGAGTCGTGGCCTTCAACGATCCGCTGGCCCTGGGAGCGCTGCGCGTCGTGCAGGAGGCCGGGCTCCGGGTGCCCGACGATGTCGCGATCATCGGCTTCGACGACATCGACGAGACGCGGTACTCGCTGCCGACGCTCTCGACGATCGATCCCGGCCGTGACGAGATCGCAGAGGTCGCCGTCGGGTGGCTCGTCGAGCGCATCGAGGCTCCGCGGGGATCGATCGCACCGCGTGAGCACGAGACGCAGGTGCGGCTCCTGAAGCGGGAGTCGACGACTCGCTCCTGA
- a CDS encoding DUF1206 domain-containing protein — MSPTAKSAARDVSRNPVFRVVARSGFAVNGMLHILIGLIAIGVALPGVGGGEADQSGALRQLAETPGGLFVLWASVVALFTLGLFQIVSLPLVHAGGTAKTWGRRFNEAAKSVVYVVLGATALIFALGGSTSGSDTSQTLSARLLATPGGVFLLVAVGLTVGGFGIGFVAIAVRRGFRKLIVVPGGAAGRVVLGLGVAGYASQGIALVVVGVLFVVAAVSSDSATASGLDGALKVLAELPFGVVLLVAVGIGFLAYGLFLIARARLAKL, encoded by the coding sequence ATGTCCCCCACCGCGAAGAGCGCCGCTCGCGACGTCAGCCGCAACCCGGTGTTCCGCGTGGTGGCGCGAAGCGGTTTCGCCGTGAACGGCATGCTGCACATCCTGATCGGGCTGATCGCGATCGGCGTCGCGCTGCCGGGTGTGGGAGGCGGCGAGGCCGACCAGTCAGGGGCGCTCCGCCAGCTGGCCGAGACCCCCGGTGGGCTCTTCGTGCTCTGGGCGTCGGTCGTCGCGCTGTTCACCCTGGGGCTGTTCCAGATCGTGTCGCTGCCGCTCGTGCACGCAGGAGGCACGGCCAAGACCTGGGGTCGCCGGTTCAACGAGGCCGCCAAGTCGGTCGTCTACGTCGTGCTGGGCGCCACGGCGCTGATCTTCGCACTGGGCGGCTCGACCAGCGGCTCCGACACCAGCCAGACGCTGAGCGCCCGGCTGCTCGCGACCCCCGGCGGGGTCTTCCTCCTCGTCGCCGTGGGTCTCACGGTGGGCGGCTTCGGCATCGGCTTCGTGGCGATCGCGGTGCGCCGCGGCTTCCGCAAGCTGATCGTCGTGCCGGGCGGCGCGGCCGGGCGGGTGGTGCTCGGCCTCGGGGTCGCGGGCTACGCCTCCCAGGGCATCGCCCTCGTGGTGGTCGGGGTGCTCTTCGTGGTCGCGGCGGTCAGCTCCGACTCGGCCACCGCCTCGGGCCTCGACGGAGCGCTCAAGGTGCTGGCCGAGCTGCCGTTCGGCGTCGTGCTGCTCGTGGCCGTCGGCATCGGCTTCCTGGCCTACGGGCTGTTCCTGATCGCCCGGGCGAGGCTCGCGAAGCTCTGA
- a CDS encoding oxygenase MpaB family protein, translating to MATPRSSERRDRWRSHLLSTLSGQSDGRPAWVQAIAEGDDVGYFGPGSASWAVHGGMATMVAGIRALLMQTLHPGAMAGVHDWSRYKEDPLGRLTGTIRWLVTVTFADTVVADRESGRVAHFHERVRGEYVDNHGETVPYTAGDPELLSWVHVVFTDAFLASHTLWDAPIPGGADQYVREWSKAGELIGVQDAPRSERELRAQLEAFRASGVLKSDERVREAVRFIRRPPLAKGFLPAYRVMFAGAVASLPKEYRRMLGLRRSPLPVIWATGRVLAVVRRVMGSESSSEEAALSRIRRLEREAAL from the coding sequence ATGGCCACCCCGCGCAGCTCCGAACGGCGGGACCGCTGGCGCTCGCACCTGCTCTCCACCCTCTCGGGGCAGAGCGACGGCCGGCCGGCCTGGGTGCAGGCCATCGCCGAGGGCGACGACGTCGGCTACTTCGGCCCCGGCTCCGCGTCCTGGGCGGTGCACGGCGGCATGGCGACGATGGTGGCGGGCATCCGGGCCCTGCTCATGCAGACGCTGCACCCGGGCGCGATGGCGGGGGTGCACGACTGGTCGCGCTACAAGGAGGACCCGCTCGGCCGCCTCACGGGCACCATCCGCTGGCTCGTCACCGTGACCTTCGCCGACACGGTCGTGGCCGACCGCGAGTCGGGCCGGGTCGCCCACTTCCACGAGCGGGTGCGCGGCGAATACGTCGACAACCACGGCGAGACGGTGCCCTACACGGCCGGCGACCCCGAGCTGCTGTCGTGGGTGCACGTGGTCTTCACCGACGCCTTCCTCGCCAGCCACACCCTCTGGGACGCCCCGATCCCCGGTGGCGCCGATCAGTACGTGCGCGAGTGGTCGAAGGCGGGCGAGCTCATCGGTGTGCAGGATGCTCCGCGGAGCGAGCGCGAGCTCCGCGCCCAGCTCGAGGCGTTCCGGGCCTCCGGGGTGCTGAAGAGCGACGAGCGTGTGCGCGAGGCGGTGCGGTTCATCCGCCGCCCGCCGCTCGCGAAGGGCTTCCTGCCCGCCTACCGCGTCATGTTCGCCGGCGCCGTGGCGTCGCTGCCCAAGGAGTACCGGCGGATGCTCGGCCTCCGCCGCTCGCCCCTGCCGGTGATCTGGGCCACCGGCCGCGTGCTCGCCGTGGTGCGGCGCGTGATGGGCAGCGAATCGTCGTCGGAGGAGGCCGCGCTGTCGCGCATCCGTCGACTGGAGCGGGAAGCGGCCTTGTAG
- a CDS encoding DedA family protein → MAPGDIFGFQDAIQGAGLWGLLLVCVIVFAETGLLIGFFLPGDTLLFFAGLLTFTGTIPLPLPVVILAVFAAAFLGDQLGYTIGKRAGPGIFERRDSGFFSRKNVDRTQAFFDRFGGWAVTIARFIGVVRTFAPVAAGVGRMKRSHFSAYNALGALIWSSAIIGLGYALGGIPEVAEVVQQYMEWVLIGIVVLTVGSALIAYLRQRRAARGAATGPASGPAGE, encoded by the coding sequence ATGGCGCCCGGAGACATCTTCGGGTTCCAGGACGCCATCCAGGGCGCCGGACTGTGGGGTCTGCTGCTGGTGTGCGTGATCGTGTTCGCCGAGACCGGGCTGCTGATCGGCTTCTTCCTGCCGGGCGACACCCTGCTGTTCTTCGCCGGTCTGCTGACCTTCACGGGCACGATCCCGCTGCCCCTGCCGGTCGTCATCCTCGCCGTCTTCGCGGCGGCCTTCCTCGGCGACCAGCTCGGCTACACCATCGGCAAGCGCGCCGGCCCCGGCATCTTCGAGCGGCGCGACTCGGGCTTCTTCAGCCGCAAGAACGTCGACCGCACCCAGGCCTTCTTCGACCGCTTCGGCGGCTGGGCCGTCACGATCGCACGGTTCATCGGCGTCGTGCGCACCTTCGCGCCGGTCGCCGCCGGTGTCGGCCGGATGAAGCGCTCGCACTTCTCGGCCTACAACGCCCTCGGCGCCCTGATCTGGTCGTCCGCGATCATCGGGCTCGGCTACGCGCTCGGCGGCATCCCCGAGGTGGCCGAGGTCGTGCAGCAGTACATGGAATGGGTGCTGATCGGCATCGTTGTGCTCACCGTCGGGTCGGCGCTGATCGCCTACCTCCGCCAGCGCCGCGCGGCGCGCGGCGCGGCGACGGGCCCGGCGAGCGGACCGGCAGGGGAGTAG
- a CDS encoding transporter codes for MVATLVRLRLLVLRNSLKRSPWQLVAVIIGGLYGLGLLLGVVAGLIALAFAPVELTSTVLVLVGAVVVLGWIVVPLFAFGIDQTLDPARLSVFPVPLNTLLAGLTLSGVLGVPGIVTAIAAVATAASWIRSPLAAVAAVIGGLIALLICVVGSRAVAALSTTLQSKRRFRELGGVLVFIPIILLGPIIIGLGRTLAVSAEQLPEIARVVGWTPFGAPWAIAADVAIGDWGPALVKLVIALATLAVLLVVWRAALAAALVTPPASGARRVAKGKTGMFGLLPATPAGAVAARALTYWRRDPRYARQLITVPLVPVLLWFYSANGSGEWVFTLTGPIIAFFLGIALYADISFDGTAFATHVADGVRGLDDRLGRIGALALISVPLVLLGTVIPVGVIGAWDRLPMLLGLSAAALLSGFAVVSVSSARIVIPVPQAGDNPFKSAPGAGFTTALSGFATWGIVLLLTIPAVVLAVLSLALDSALFGWLTLAVGLGLGGGLLVLGLRWGGSLLDRSAPEVLARLKSLRSAA; via the coding sequence ATGGTTGCGACGCTCGTAAGGCTGCGGCTGCTCGTCCTCCGCAACTCGCTGAAGCGCAGCCCCTGGCAGCTCGTCGCCGTGATCATCGGCGGCCTCTACGGGCTCGGACTGCTGCTCGGCGTCGTCGCCGGGCTGATCGCGCTCGCCTTCGCGCCGGTCGAACTGACCTCGACCGTGCTCGTACTCGTCGGCGCCGTCGTGGTGCTCGGCTGGATCGTCGTGCCGTTGTTCGCGTTCGGCATCGACCAGACCCTCGACCCGGCGCGGCTCTCGGTCTTCCCTGTGCCGCTGAACACCCTGCTGGCGGGGCTCACGCTCTCCGGGGTGCTGGGCGTGCCCGGCATCGTGACCGCCATCGCCGCGGTCGCGACGGCCGCGAGCTGGATCCGTTCCCCGCTCGCCGCGGTCGCCGCCGTGATCGGCGGCCTTATCGCGCTGCTGATCTGCGTGGTCGGCTCGCGGGCCGTGGCCGCCCTGTCGACGACGCTGCAGTCCAAGCGGCGGTTCCGCGAGCTCGGCGGCGTGCTGGTGTTCATCCCGATCATCCTGCTCGGGCCCATCATCATCGGACTCGGCCGCACCCTCGCCGTCTCGGCAGAGCAGCTGCCCGAGATCGCCCGCGTGGTCGGCTGGACGCCGTTCGGCGCCCCGTGGGCGATCGCCGCCGACGTCGCCATCGGCGACTGGGGGCCCGCCCTGGTGAAGCTCGTGATCGCCCTCGCGACCCTGGCCGTGCTGCTCGTGGTCTGGCGGGCGGCGCTCGCCGCGGCCCTGGTGACCCCGCCGGCGTCCGGGGCCAGGCGCGTCGCCAAGGGGAAGACCGGGATGTTCGGCCTGCTGCCCGCGACGCCGGCCGGTGCCGTGGCCGCCCGCGCCCTCACCTACTGGCGCCGCGACCCGCGGTACGCCCGCCAGCTCATCACCGTGCCGCTCGTGCCGGTGCTGCTCTGGTTCTACTCGGCGAACGGCTCCGGGGAGTGGGTCTTCACCCTCACCGGCCCGATCATCGCCTTCTTCCTCGGCATCGCGCTCTACGCGGACATCTCCTTCGACGGCACGGCCTTCGCCACCCATGTCGCCGACGGCGTGCGCGGGCTCGACGACCGGCTCGGCCGGATCGGGGCGCTGGCGCTCATCTCGGTGCCGCTGGTGCTGCTCGGCACGGTCATCCCGGTGGGTGTCATCGGTGCCTGGGACCGGCTGCCGATGCTGCTCGGGCTGTCGGCCGCCGCGCTGCTCAGCGGCTTCGCCGTCGTCAGCGTCTCCTCGGCGCGCATCGTGATCCCGGTGCCGCAGGCGGGGGACAACCCCTTTAAGTCCGCACCCGGCGCCGGTTTCACGACCGCCCTCTCGGGCTTCGCGACCTGGGGGATCGTCCTGCTGCTCACGATCCCCGCTGTGGTGCTCGCGGTGCTCAGCCTCGCACTGGACTCCGCCCTGTTCGGCTGGCTCACCCTCGCGGTGGGCCTCGGCCTCGGTGGCGGGCTGCTCGTGCTGGGGCTGCGCTGGGGAGGCTCGCTGCTCGACCGCTCGGCGCCCGAGGTGCTCGCGCGGCTGAAGTCGCTGCGCTCGGCGGCGTAG
- a CDS encoding ABC transporter ATP-binding protein, which yields MPPLGVGICRSLRVRPELGVPIRRHLGDALSDPSAPALQLNGLSKRFGDKLAVDDLSLTVPTGSFYGLVGPNGAGKTTTLSMATGLLRPDAGQSLVHGVDLWREPLKAKALIGNLSDGVKLFDRLTGEQLVTYNGLLFGLERAEVAERVADLLKLLDLEQAAGTLVVDYSAGMTKKIALACALVHAPRLLVLDEPFESVDPVSAANIRDILAGYVQNGGTVIVSSHVMDLVQRMCDHVAVVANGRVLVAGTVDEVRGDSTLEDRFVELVGGRTHAEGPEWLRRS from the coding sequence ATGCCGCCTCTGGGCGTGGGCATTTGTCGCAGCCTGCGAGTTCGGCCAGAGTTGGGGGTACCGATACGACGACATCTGGGGGATGCCTTGTCCGATCCATCAGCACCGGCGCTGCAGCTGAACGGTCTCAGCAAGCGCTTCGGCGACAAGCTCGCCGTCGACGACCTGAGCCTCACGGTCCCGACCGGCTCGTTCTACGGCCTCGTCGGCCCGAACGGCGCAGGCAAGACCACGACGCTCTCGATGGCCACGGGCCTCCTCCGGCCGGATGCGGGGCAGTCGCTCGTGCACGGCGTCGACCTGTGGCGCGAACCGTTGAAGGCCAAGGCCCTGATCGGCAACCTCAGCGACGGCGTCAAGCTCTTCGACCGGCTCACGGGCGAGCAGCTCGTCACCTACAACGGACTGCTCTTCGGCCTCGAGCGCGCCGAGGTGGCCGAGCGCGTCGCCGACCTGCTGAAGCTGCTCGACCTCGAGCAGGCCGCCGGCACCCTCGTGGTCGACTACTCGGCCGGCATGACGAAGAAGATCGCGCTCGCGTGCGCGCTCGTGCACGCCCCGCGCCTGCTGGTGCTCGACGAGCCGTTCGAGTCGGTCGACCCGGTGTCGGCCGCGAACATCCGCGACATCCTGGCCGGCTACGTGCAGAACGGCGGCACGGTCATCGTCTCCAGCCACGTGATGGACCTGGTGCAGCGCATGTGCGACCACGTCGCCGTCGTCGCGAACGGCAGGGTGCTCGTCGCGGGCACCGTCGACGAGGTGCGCGGCGACTCGACCCTGGAGGACCGGTTCGTCGAGCTCGTCGGCGGCCGCACGCACGCGGAGGGGCCGGAATGGTTGCGACGCTCGTAA
- a CDS encoding GrpB family protein, with amino-acid sequence MQHSEAPRRADVTTVEIVGGPERLTVGLHEYDPGWATVFETNRRRIQDALAGARAGSEPVVIEHIGSTSVPGLAAKPIVDIVVAVGDITAEEDYLDPLLAAGYVLRVREPGHRLVRTPERDVHVHVYQLGDPAIAGYLLLRDHLRADPADRALYEGTKRALMARSWADMNAYSDAKTEVIVAIKERARRAAGLSDRPA; translated from the coding sequence GTGCAGCACAGCGAGGCGCCCCGGCGGGCCGACGTGACGACGGTCGAGATCGTGGGCGGGCCTGAGCGGCTCACGGTGGGGTTGCACGAGTACGACCCCGGGTGGGCGACCGTCTTCGAGACCAACCGGCGTCGAATTCAGGATGCTCTCGCCGGGGCCCGCGCCGGCAGCGAGCCCGTCGTGATCGAGCACATCGGGTCAACCTCGGTGCCGGGGCTCGCGGCGAAGCCGATCGTCGACATCGTCGTGGCGGTCGGCGACATCACCGCCGAGGAGGACTACCTCGACCCGCTCCTCGCGGCCGGCTACGTGCTCCGCGTGCGGGAGCCGGGCCACCGCCTCGTGCGCACGCCCGAGCGCGACGTGCACGTGCATGTCTATCAGCTGGGCGACCCCGCGATCGCGGGGTACCTGCTCCTCCGCGACCACCTGCGCGCCGACCCCGCCGATCGCGCCCTCTACGAGGGCACCAAGCGCGCCCTGATGGCGCGGAGCTGGGCCGACATGAACGCCTACTCCGACGCGAAGACCGAGGTCATCGTCGCCATCAAGGAGCGGGCGCGGCGGGCCGCCGGGCTCAGCGACCGACCCGCGTGA
- a CDS encoding NAD(P)/FAD-dependent oxidoreductase — protein sequence MRGFDGDRYEVIVIGGGPAGLSVGLNLVRARRRVLILDSNRPRHSATLISHGFITRDGVSPLELRALGREEFAAYPTAEFHQGLVGTITPGEGGFTVTSRGVRGSADRVVTAPVVVLTHGLAETLPALPSIRAYYGTALHSCLACDLFEKSDQPLALIGTATDLAERALIVSQVTDDLIVFTNGASDAVTEAEEAALAARGIVVERRPIDDLEGDRSGLTGVRLADGTIIPRTGGFVRPTWTVPDAHLAELTGLERDADGHLVVDAVGATSVPGLYAAGDLTPPGPQQLIVAAGAGARTAAAVARHLLGPL from the coding sequence GTGCGCGGCTTCGACGGCGACCGCTACGAGGTCATCGTGATCGGCGGCGGCCCCGCCGGCCTGTCCGTCGGCCTCAACCTCGTGCGCGCCCGGCGCCGCGTGCTGATCCTCGACAGCAATCGGCCCCGCCACTCGGCCACCCTCATCTCGCACGGCTTCATCACCCGAGACGGCGTCTCGCCGCTCGAGCTGCGGGCCCTCGGGCGCGAGGAGTTCGCTGCCTACCCCACCGCCGAGTTCCACCAGGGGCTCGTCGGCACGATCACGCCGGGGGAGGGCGGGTTCACCGTCACCTCCCGCGGTGTGCGCGGCTCGGCCGACCGGGTGGTCACCGCGCCGGTCGTGGTGCTGACCCACGGGCTGGCCGAGACGCTGCCGGCGCTGCCGAGCATCCGCGCCTACTACGGCACCGCCCTGCACAGCTGCCTCGCCTGCGACCTGTTCGAGAAGAGCGACCAGCCGCTGGCGCTGATCGGCACCGCGACCGACCTCGCCGAGCGGGCCCTGATCGTCTCGCAGGTCACCGACGACCTGATCGTCTTCACGAACGGTGCCAGCGACGCGGTGACCGAGGCCGAGGAGGCGGCCCTCGCCGCCCGCGGCATCGTGGTCGAGCGCCGGCCGATCGACGACCTCGAGGGCGACCGGTCGGGCCTGACCGGCGTGCGTCTGGCCGACGGGACCATCATCCCGCGCACCGGCGGCTTCGTGCGCCCCACCTGGACCGTCCCCGACGCCCACCTCGCCGAGCTCACCGGCCTCGAGCGCGACGCCGACGGCCATCTCGTGGTCGACGCCGTGGGCGCCACCTCGGTGCCGGGCCTCTACGCGGCCGGCGACCTCACACCCCCGGGCCCGCAGCAGCTCATCGTCGCCGCCGGAGCCGGCGCCCGCACGGCCGCGGCCGTCGCCCGCCACCTCCTCGGCCCCCTGTGA
- a CDS encoding putative glycolipid-binding domain-containing protein: MHIVTRSLAWVPAARPGFEGLTLTLTPTGATAVGHITAEPSETDPRGFDVFYRIECDEAWRTRYVTVADTATSRSLELWSTGDGHWQGDDGRMLVHLLDAVDVDLSATPFSNTLPIRRLGLALGQSAEITTAYIDIPSLHVSADRQRYTRIAPSTYRYESLDGSFVRDVEVDDEGFVTDYPGLFTRVGR; encoded by the coding sequence GTGCACATCGTCACCCGCTCCCTCGCCTGGGTGCCGGCAGCCAGGCCGGGCTTCGAGGGGCTCACCCTCACCCTGACCCCCACGGGTGCCACCGCGGTCGGCCACATCACCGCCGAACCCTCGGAGACCGATCCCCGAGGCTTCGACGTGTTCTACCGCATCGAATGCGACGAGGCCTGGCGCACCCGTTACGTCACGGTCGCCGACACCGCGACGAGCCGCTCGCTCGAACTGTGGTCGACGGGCGACGGTCACTGGCAGGGCGACGACGGGCGGATGCTCGTGCACCTCCTCGACGCCGTCGACGTCGATCTGAGCGCCACCCCCTTCAGCAACACCCTGCCGATCCGCCGGCTCGGGCTGGCCCTCGGCCAGAGCGCCGAGATCACCACGGCGTACATCGACATCCCGTCGCTGCACGTCTCGGCCGACCGCCAGCGCTACACGCGGATCGCGCCCTCGACCTACCGCTACGAGTCCCTCGACGGCAGCTTCGTGCGCGACGTCGAGGTCGACGACGAGGGCTTCGTCACCGACTACCCCGGCCTCTTCACGCGGGTCGGTCGCTGA